One stretch of Microplitis mediator isolate UGA2020A chromosome 9, iyMicMedi2.1, whole genome shotgun sequence DNA includes these proteins:
- the LOC130675028 gene encoding acyl-CoA Delta-9 desaturase-like, with amino-acid sequence MTEFLEDKSRLKKKMWYEFQTKLVWKPVIFMTVLHLVSLYYFVTFPYWQQLGVFMFAFIISSFANFGVTAGAHRLWTHRAYKAKTPLRIILAVFFYMAGQNSIHYWVRDHRVHHKYTDTPADPHDNTRGFWFSHVGWLVMKRRPEVFQRGKKIDMSDILNDPVVQFFDRHSFIFTILLTIVLPIVIPVYIFGHSWKWTIIAQIFMRYPWCLNATWSVNSFAHMFGYHSYDKNIRPAENIFVSFVAAGEGWHNYHHTFPWDYKTSEFKSFFFNNTTNWIDLFAKIGWAYDLRQASPELIKLTAERRGDGTHPNDVGKSIN; translated from the exons atGACTGAGTTCTTGGAAGACAAAagtagattaaaaaaaaaaatgtggtaTGAATTTCAAACAAAACTGGTTTGGAAACCCGTGATTTTCATGACAGTTTTGCATCTTGTGTCTTTATATTACTTTGTTACTTTTCCGTATTGGCAACAACTTGGAGTATTTATGtttg catttattatttcttcattCGCGAATTTCGGAGTAACCGCTGGGGCTCATCGGCTGTGGACACATCGTGCATACAAAGCGAAAACTCCGCTTAGAATTATTCTTGCGGTTTTCTTTTACATGGCCGGACAG AATAGTATTCATTATTGGGTGAGAGACCACAGAGTTCACCACAAGTACACCGACACGCCAGCAGATCCTCATGATAACACTCGTGGTTTTTGGTTCAGTCACGTGGGCTGGTTGGTGATGAAAAGACGACCAGAAGTATTTCAACgcggaaaaaaaatcgacatGAGTGACATTTTGAACGATCCAGTGGTTCAGTTCTTCGATAG ACACAGTTTCATTTTTACGATACTACTTACCATCGTACTTCCAATTGTTATTCCCGTTTACATATTTGGTCACAGCTGGAAATGGACAATAATAGCTCAAATATTTATGCGTTACCCCTGGTGTTTGAATGCTACCTGGTCGGTTAATAGTTTCGCTCATATGTTTGGATATCACAGTTACGACAA AAATATAAGGCCAGCAGAAAACATATTTGTAAGTTTTGTTGCTGCAGGTGAAGGGTGGCATAATTATCACCACACTTTTCCTTGGGATTACAAAACATCTGAATTTAAAAGTTTCTTCTTTAACAATACAACCAACTGGATCGATCTGTTTGCGAAAATTGGTTGGGCTTATGACTTAAGACAAGCAAGTCCTGAACTAATAAAACTTACTGCTGAAAGAAGAGGTGATGGAACACATCCAAATGATGTCGGGAAATCAATCAACTaa